In the genome of Salinispirillum sp. LH 10-3-1, one region contains:
- a CDS encoding type I secretion system permease/ATPase — protein MTNQQKPEQEQLGVKAAEQPDALAECLYKLAQLHGRVATRDALLSGLPLVDGRLTPDIFPRSAQRAGLSARAVKSSLTSVNKALLPAVLILESNQACLLMQIDPKAGEAWVIYPELSDSVVRLPMQDLQEQYTERLLYVQPEFRFDSRTEQATVPAGEHWFWGVMKNNRRLYVDVLIAAVLINLLAVAMPLFVMNVYDRVVPNQAIETLWVLAIGVFLVLCADLALRTTRTWFVDHAAKRADRELSARIMSRVLGMRLDARPQSAGSFAALLQSFESVRGFIGSAVVVALVDLPFVVLFAIIIAMISPSLVIPVVVGSVLVLTYALLMQGAMRNVADQSMRANAQRNATLVESLVGLETVKSFQAEQRLQSIWERTTAYLADKSARNRFFAGSIGHVALWMQHTVAVAIIVIGVYLVGEGVLTQGGLVAAYLLSSRAMGPVSQASSLLGQYHQASTALRGLNQMMDTPLERPVDDVRISRPLVNGEVEFRQVSFRYPGDETDVLRNVSFKILAGEHVAVLGRNGSGKSTIEKLMLGLYQPTGGTVTVDGVDLRQFDPAELRRNIGYVPQDITLFYGSVRDNVVMAFPTATDEEVLRAGAMSGLATLTDQHPMGYNMPVGERGERLSGGQRQSVALARAMIRQPNLLLLDEPTGAMDHSSEEDFKTRLSAYAKGRTMLVITHRTSLLELVDRIIVIDRGVIVADGPKDQVVDALRHGRIGKAS, from the coding sequence ATGACCAACCAGCAGAAGCCAGAACAAGAACAACTCGGCGTGAAGGCTGCAGAGCAGCCGGATGCGTTGGCCGAATGCCTGTATAAGCTGGCGCAGCTGCATGGGCGAGTCGCCACGCGCGATGCACTGTTGTCTGGCTTGCCGCTGGTGGATGGAAGACTCACGCCTGATATATTCCCGCGCTCTGCTCAGCGTGCCGGTCTTTCGGCGCGCGCGGTAAAGTCGTCGCTGACGTCAGTAAATAAGGCCTTGCTGCCAGCGGTGCTGATTCTCGAAAGCAACCAAGCCTGCCTGCTTATGCAGATCGATCCTAAAGCCGGTGAGGCATGGGTGATTTACCCTGAGCTGAGTGACTCTGTAGTACGCTTACCAATGCAGGATCTGCAAGAGCAATACACCGAACGTTTGCTTTATGTACAGCCGGAGTTCCGTTTTGACTCCCGGACAGAGCAGGCTACTGTGCCGGCGGGTGAGCACTGGTTTTGGGGCGTTATGAAGAACAACCGTCGACTCTATGTCGATGTGCTCATTGCCGCTGTGTTGATCAACTTGCTAGCGGTCGCCATGCCCTTGTTCGTCATGAACGTATACGATCGGGTAGTACCGAATCAGGCGATAGAGACGCTGTGGGTGTTGGCGATTGGTGTTTTTCTGGTCTTGTGCGCGGATCTCGCTTTGCGTACGACGCGCACTTGGTTTGTTGATCACGCGGCTAAGCGTGCCGATCGCGAGTTGTCAGCTCGCATTATGTCGCGCGTGCTGGGAATGCGGCTCGACGCTCGGCCGCAATCGGCTGGGTCCTTTGCTGCTCTGTTGCAGTCGTTTGAGTCGGTGCGTGGTTTCATCGGTTCGGCGGTAGTGGTTGCCTTGGTGGACCTGCCTTTTGTTGTGCTCTTCGCCATCATCATCGCCATGATTTCGCCTTCCTTAGTTATCCCCGTTGTTGTGGGCAGTGTGTTGGTGCTTACCTATGCACTTTTAATGCAAGGCGCCATGCGTAACGTGGCCGATCAATCCATGCGCGCCAATGCACAACGAAACGCTACCTTGGTTGAGAGTCTGGTAGGCTTGGAAACCGTAAAAAGCTTCCAGGCCGAACAGCGACTGCAAAGCATTTGGGAGCGCACGACGGCGTATTTGGCGGACAAGTCCGCACGTAATCGTTTCTTCGCCGGCAGTATCGGTCACGTTGCGCTTTGGATGCAGCATACCGTAGCGGTGGCGATCATCGTTATAGGTGTGTATCTGGTGGGCGAAGGTGTTTTGACACAGGGTGGCTTGGTGGCTGCCTACCTGTTGTCGTCGCGCGCCATGGGGCCGGTCAGTCAGGCATCTTCGTTGCTCGGGCAGTATCATCAGGCATCAACCGCCTTGCGCGGCCTTAATCAGATGATGGACACGCCATTAGAGCGCCCCGTGGACGACGTGCGTATCAGTCGCCCCTTGGTCAATGGTGAAGTCGAGTTTCGTCAAGTCAGCTTCCGTTATCCCGGCGACGAGACGGACGTATTGCGCAACGTCTCGTTCAAAATCTTGGCTGGCGAGCATGTCGCCGTACTGGGGCGCAATGGCTCGGGGAAGTCCACCATCGAGAAGTTGATGCTGGGGCTCTACCAGCCAACTGGCGGGACGGTCACGGTTGATGGCGTGGATTTACGTCAATTTGATCCTGCTGAATTGCGCCGCAATATTGGCTACGTACCACAGGATATCACTCTTTTTTACGGCTCCGTGCGCGACAATGTTGTCATGGCTTTTCCGACAGCAACCGATGAAGAAGTTCTGCGCGCTGGAGCGATGAGCGGCTTGGCAACACTGACTGATCAACACCCTATGGGTTACAACATGCCTGTTGGTGAGCGTGGTGAACGTTTATCAGGCGGGCAGCGCCAGAGCGTGGCCCTGGCTCGTGCCATGATTCGCCAGCCCAACCTGCTGTTGCTTGATGAGCCTACCGGGGCAATGGATCATTCCAGTGAAGAGGATTTTAAAACACGGCTCAGTGCATACGCGAAAGGGCGCACCATGTTGGTCATCACGCACCGCACCTCTCTGTTGGAGCTGGTTGATCGAATTATTGTAATTGATCGGGGTGTGATCGTTGCTGATGGACCGAAAGATCAGGTGGTTGACGCGTTGCGCCATGGCCGCATCGGGAAGGCATCATGA
- a CDS encoding HlyD family type I secretion periplasmic adaptor subunit has protein sequence MSASPQAPNNTASATPEPWTQVTGQTWADNADWLRTSQRPLRARALLYGILGTLSVLLVWAAFAELDEVTRGDGRVVPSTQRQLIQSFDGGVVSDILVREGAVVEAGDLLMSIDPTRFLSTFRENRVEILSLTARAARLEALANDVPLVMPLELDEEAPRVALQEQQLYNAARNELAERKNIAFEQLNQRRQELNEAEARLVQLTRSLEITTRELGIVRPLLASGAVSEVEVLRLERDVSNAEGEREQTLSRISRLRAAVAEAESTFNELELNAINQWRRELSDVQARLAGLSETATGLADRVRFAEIRAPVRGIVQRLYVNTLGGVVQPGREVLELVPLDDQLIVEARIAPQDIAFLLPGQNAVVRLTAYDFAVYGGLTGVVDHISADTITDERDNTYYLVRVRTELSDQVAELNILPGMTAQVDILTGKKTVLDYLLKPVLRARNTALRER, from the coding sequence ATGAGCGCGTCTCCTCAAGCCCCAAACAATACGGCGTCAGCTACACCAGAACCCTGGACTCAGGTGACTGGTCAGACCTGGGCCGACAACGCGGATTGGCTGCGCACTTCACAGCGCCCGTTGCGGGCCCGCGCGTTGTTGTACGGCATCTTGGGCACCTTGTCAGTATTGCTGGTGTGGGCTGCTTTTGCAGAACTGGATGAGGTGACGCGGGGTGATGGGCGAGTAGTCCCCTCGACGCAACGCCAACTGATTCAGTCGTTTGATGGTGGCGTGGTGTCTGACATCCTCGTTCGGGAGGGGGCGGTCGTTGAGGCCGGTGACTTGCTGATGAGTATCGATCCAACGCGTTTTCTATCTACCTTCCGCGAAAATCGTGTGGAAATACTGTCTTTGACTGCCCGTGCTGCCCGTTTGGAAGCCTTGGCCAATGATGTGCCCCTGGTCATGCCGCTGGAGTTGGATGAAGAAGCGCCGCGCGTTGCACTGCAAGAGCAACAGCTTTACAACGCCGCACGCAATGAGTTGGCTGAACGCAAGAACATAGCGTTCGAGCAACTGAATCAGCGTCGCCAAGAGCTCAACGAAGCAGAAGCACGCTTAGTGCAACTGACCCGTTCGCTGGAAATTACCACGCGCGAGCTTGGCATAGTGCGCCCCTTGTTGGCCAGTGGCGCGGTTTCAGAAGTCGAGGTGCTGCGTTTAGAGCGTGACGTGTCCAATGCCGAAGGTGAGCGAGAACAAACTCTGTCACGTATATCACGCTTGCGTGCGGCCGTTGCAGAAGCAGAAAGTACCTTTAACGAGCTTGAGTTGAATGCCATCAACCAGTGGCGGAGAGAGTTGTCGGATGTGCAAGCGCGCTTGGCAGGGTTGAGCGAAACCGCAACTGGCCTGGCGGATCGAGTTCGTTTTGCGGAAATACGTGCGCCGGTGCGGGGTATCGTGCAGCGTCTGTATGTCAATACGCTTGGGGGTGTCGTGCAGCCTGGCCGTGAGGTTCTTGAGCTGGTGCCCTTGGATGATCAGTTAATCGTCGAGGCGCGTATAGCACCGCAAGATATAGCCTTTTTGCTGCCCGGGCAAAACGCCGTGGTGCGGCTTACGGCATACGATTTTGCGGTATATGGTGGTTTAACGGGCGTGGTGGATCACATCAGCGCCGACACCATCACCGACGAGCGAGACAATACCTATTACTTGGTGCGAGTGCGCACCGAACTGAGTGACCAGGTCGCCGAGCTCAATATATTGCCGGGTATGACTGCGCAGGTGGACATCCTGACCGGCAAGAAAACCGTGCTGGACTACCTATTGAAACCGGTGTTGCGCGCGCGTAACACTGCACTGAGAGAACGATGA
- a CDS encoding response regulator transcription factor yields the protein MKQHYFVSATSDSHPRWVQAFDDALMIPAPPPVMDRDTVVWVHTSMSNWTDIVASAVRCEARAIVLTLGPRQPELIAALTAGARGYAHAWSSIDILQQIAKVVDNGGLWVGADFLNQLVSATAARLQDAAEDDHADDDLLSTLTDREREVALAVAAGASNKEVARQLDITERTVKAHLGVVFQKLGVRDRLHLALQLKNTHPVL from the coding sequence ATGAAACAACACTACTTTGTATCTGCCACAAGTGACTCCCACCCCCGCTGGGTGCAAGCGTTCGACGACGCCTTAATGATTCCGGCGCCGCCACCGGTCATGGATCGCGATACCGTTGTCTGGGTGCATACGTCCATGTCTAACTGGACCGATATTGTAGCCTCGGCAGTGCGTTGCGAAGCACGGGCGATTGTCTTGACCTTGGGGCCGCGGCAACCGGAGTTGATCGCAGCTTTGACTGCCGGGGCTAGGGGTTACGCGCATGCCTGGTCGTCGATAGACATTTTGCAGCAGATTGCTAAGGTGGTCGACAATGGCGGCTTGTGGGTTGGTGCTGACTTCCTTAATCAATTGGTCAGTGCGACGGCGGCACGACTGCAGGATGCTGCTGAAGATGATCATGCCGATGATGATCTACTCAGTACGCTCACAGACCGAGAACGCGAAGTGGCTCTGGCAGTGGCTGCCGGTGCTTCTAATAAAGAGGTGGCGCGCCAACTTGATATCACTGAGCGTACGGTCAAGGCTCATCTGGGTGTCGTCTTTCAAAAGCTGGGGGTTCGCGACCGCTTGCACCTGGCCCTGCAATTAAAAAACACCCATCCTGTCCTTTAG